One segment of Planctomycetaceae bacterium DNA contains the following:
- a CDS encoding arylsulfatase: MSSSKISIALLLLLPTGFASAGDRPNVVIVITDDQGYGDLSCHGNPVLKTPHIDRLHSESVRLADYHVAPTCSPTRSAFVTGHWTNRTGVWHTIMGRSMLRENEVTMGQIFADAGYATGMFGKWHLGDNYPYRPEDRGFGEVMRHGGGGVGQTPDFWDNAYFDGSYWHNGTPQPVTGFCTDVFFDYAMKFMRDSKERNTPFLAYIATNAPHGPMHSPEDASERYAQIKDVSLRNFFGMIANIDDNVGRLRTFLNEEGLTENTIFVFTTDNGSSSGWKLFNAGMKDGKGSEYDGGHRVPFFIFWPDGELSGGRNVQPITAHVDVLPTLMELCDVAVPDRIRFDGRSIVPLLRDAAVDWPDRILVTDSQRVKDPVKWRKSSVMTSDWRLVNGRELYEIKLDPGQQNDVASGHPNVVERLRSFYDAWWDELQPTFADETAIHLGHPADNPARLTSHDWITTSSTPWNQAHIRQGLNGEDNTGFWNVQIVEDGDYEIRLRRWPETTGVPIDAPLDPGADVPGVRPYRATAGKAIPVVKATLRIGDVSKSAVVEPGAVEAVFNLRLRAGKTRLTATFLTADEQVYGAYYVYVARK; this comes from the coding sequence ATGTCATCGTCGAAGATCTCCATCGCCCTGCTGCTGTTGCTGCCGACAGGGTTCGCGTCCGCCGGAGACCGACCGAATGTGGTGATCGTGATCACCGACGATCAGGGGTACGGCGATCTGTCGTGTCACGGCAATCCGGTGTTGAAGACTCCGCACATTGACCGGCTGCATTCCGAATCGGTTCGTCTGGCGGACTATCACGTGGCTCCCACATGTTCGCCGACACGTTCGGCTTTTGTGACCGGGCACTGGACGAATCGCACGGGTGTCTGGCACACGATCATGGGCCGATCGATGCTTCGGGAAAACGAAGTCACGATGGGTCAGATCTTTGCAGACGCCGGCTACGCTACCGGAATGTTCGGCAAGTGGCATCTGGGCGACAATTATCCCTATCGGCCGGAGGATCGCGGCTTTGGTGAGGTCATGCGGCACGGTGGCGGCGGAGTCGGCCAGACACCCGATTTCTGGGACAACGCCTACTTCGACGGCAGCTACTGGCACAACGGAACGCCGCAACCCGTGACCGGTTTCTGCACCGATGTGTTCTTCGATTACGCGATGAAGTTCATGCGGGACTCAAAGGAACGGAACACGCCGTTTCTGGCGTATATCGCCACGAACGCTCCCCACGGTCCCATGCATTCGCCGGAAGACGCGAGCGAACGATACGCTCAGATTAAGGACGTCAGCCTGCGGAATTTCTTCGGCATGATTGCCAACATCGATGACAACGTCGGAAGGCTGCGTACGTTTCTGAACGAAGAGGGGCTGACGGAAAACACGATTTTCGTTTTCACAACCGACAACGGCAGTTCCTCCGGCTGGAAGCTGTTTAACGCGGGAATGAAAGACGGCAAGGGAAGCGAGTACGATGGCGGCCACCGCGTGCCGTTTTTCATTTTCTGGCCGGATGGGGAGCTGTCCGGTGGTCGCAACGTGCAGCCGATCACCGCTCATGTCGATGTATTGCCGACGCTGATGGAACTGTGCGACGTGGCGGTTCCGGACCGTATCCGGTTCGACGGACGCAGTATCGTTCCATTGCTGCGGGATGCTGCGGTCGACTGGCCCGACCGAATTCTGGTGACCGATTCTCAGCGAGTGAAGGATCCCGTCAAATGGCGAAAAAGTTCCGTCATGACATCGGACTGGCGGCTGGTCAACGGCCGGGAGCTGTATGAAATTAAGCTCGATCCCGGTCAGCAAAACGACGTCGCGTCCGGGCATCCGAATGTCGTCGAACGTCTGCGATCGTTCTATGACGCATGGTGGGACGAATTGCAGCCGACCTTCGCGGATGAAACGGCCATCCATCTGGGCCACCCGGCGGATAACCCCGCGCGGCTGACATCGCACGACTGGATCACGACCAGTTCCACGCCGTGGAATCAGGCTCACATCCGCCAGGGATTGAATGGCGAAGATAACACCGGATTCTGGAACGTGCAGATTGTCGAAGACGGCGACTACGAAATCCGCCTTCGCCGCTGGCCGGAGACGACCGGCGTGCCGATCGATGCACCGCTCGATCCGGGAGCCGACGTGCCGGGAGTCCGGCCCTACCGGGCAACGGCTGGCAAGGCGATTCCGGTTGTGAAGGCCACGCTGCGGATCGGCGACGTCTCAAAATCGGCGGTCGTTGAACCGGGAGCGGTGGAAGCGGTTTTCAATTTGCGCCTGCGAGCCGGAAAGACTCG